Proteins encoded within one genomic window of Synechococcus sp. PCC 7335:
- a CDS encoding glucokinase: MPILLAGDVGGTKTILRLVEFSPPIKLQSQSLPVDALYEKTYVSASFSDLHLMVEEFLVEAGTQLGSAPSIKVACFGIAGPVVERRSELTNLGWSLNADLLETKLNIPTVALLNDFEANGYGVLGLEPSELSTLQTAVPHPKYPIAVIGAGTGLGEGFLIPENGCYEVFPGEGGHADFAPQTSEEYGLCQYLQKRDRLSHVSIERVVSGIGIVSIYQYLRDEVKLAPESEEVSAAFDAWRKGKETHTHPQSPAAAISKHAMLSQDVSTNTGEDNTDKKDILCERALEMFVQLYGSEAGNLALKILPYGGLYITGGIAAKILPLMKKGDFLEAFLNKGRVSTLLKKVPIHVVLNPKVGLIGAALYAARLGSM, encoded by the coding sequence ATGCCAATACTTCTAGCAGGTGACGTTGGTGGTACCAAAACGATTCTACGCCTCGTAGAATTCTCGCCTCCTATCAAGCTTCAGTCCCAGTCTTTACCCGTTGACGCGCTCTACGAGAAAACCTACGTCAGCGCTAGCTTTTCGGATCTGCACCTCATGGTAGAAGAATTCCTTGTAGAAGCTGGCACACAACTAGGAAGTGCTCCCTCTATCAAAGTTGCCTGCTTTGGCATTGCGGGTCCAGTCGTCGAGCGGCGTTCCGAGCTGACTAATTTAGGATGGTCACTTAATGCAGACCTGTTAGAAACAAAATTAAACATCCCAACCGTTGCGCTACTCAATGACTTTGAGGCAAATGGCTATGGTGTGCTAGGTCTAGAGCCATCAGAGCTATCGACACTACAGACAGCAGTGCCTCACCCCAAATATCCAATCGCAGTCATCGGTGCCGGAACCGGATTGGGCGAAGGGTTTCTAATTCCAGAGAACGGCTGCTACGAGGTGTTTCCAGGGGAAGGCGGTCACGCGGATTTCGCCCCTCAAACCTCAGAGGAGTATGGACTATGCCAATATCTTCAAAAGCGCGATCGCCTATCACATGTATCAATTGAGCGAGTAGTCTCTGGCATTGGAATTGTGTCTATCTATCAGTATTTGCGCGACGAAGTGAAGCTAGCACCTGAATCAGAGGAAGTTTCAGCAGCTTTTGATGCTTGGAGGAAAGGCAAAGAGACTCATACTCATCCCCAGAGCCCAGCTGCAGCTATCTCTAAACATGCGATGCTCTCACAGGATGTCTCCACTAACACAGGTGAAGATAACACAGACAAAAAAGATATTCTCTGTGAACGAGCGCTAGAAATGTTTGTTCAGCTATACGGCTCGGAAGCAGGGAATCTAGCACTGAAGATTCTACCCTATGGTGGGCTGTATATCACAGGCGGAATTGCGGCGAAGATTTTACCGCTAATGAAAAAAGGAGATTTCTTAGAGGCTTTTTTGAACAAAGGACGGGTGAGTACACTATTGAAGAAGGTGCCTATTCATGTCGTGCTCAATCCTAAAGTAGGATTAATTGGGGCGGCACTCTACGCAGCCCGCTTAGGATCGATGTAG
- a CDS encoding sodium:proton antiporter, with amino-acid sequence MLTPPVILVVLLAIATYALISRKLASSILSLPMVFTGFGLLLGQIGAQIVSMETGRQEVHLITEITLILVLFADASRVNLASLRSSIAIPERMLLIGMPLSILFGTIIARWVSPDQPWALAFLLSAILTPTDAALGQSVVTSPAVPKRISQSINVESGLNDGIALPIVLIAAIMSAATSGAQGEGVPENIALFTCLQLILGPVAGIVVGYLSAKLLDLAVSRKTVTMAEQGLYFLATAFIAYYSAELIGGNGFIAAFVGGLTFGNTLPAPPMFINEFMESEGQLLTMLTFLVFGSLLAPIGLTHASWRTLTLAISFLSVVRVAAIWLALIGMKLSSYEKLFLGWFGPRGLASILFVLLVLEEFPIPGEDELIACVVLTVLFSIVLHGVSAVPLSNLFSRKSAR; translated from the coding sequence ATGCTGACACCGCCGGTGATTCTAGTCGTTTTGTTGGCGATCGCCACCTACGCGCTCATCTCTAGGAAACTTGCGAGTTCCATCCTTTCTCTGCCGATGGTGTTCACAGGATTTGGCCTATTACTAGGTCAGATCGGCGCACAGATAGTCTCGATGGAAACCGGTCGTCAGGAAGTTCATCTGATCACTGAAATTACCCTGATACTGGTTTTGTTCGCTGATGCATCACGGGTAAACCTAGCATCGTTAAGAAGTAGCATTGCCATTCCTGAGCGCATGCTATTAATTGGCATGCCGCTATCTATTTTGTTTGGCACGATTATTGCTAGATGGGTATCCCCCGATCAACCTTGGGCACTTGCCTTTCTACTCTCAGCTATCCTCACGCCGACCGACGCAGCCTTAGGACAAAGCGTGGTGACCAGCCCAGCCGTACCCAAACGGATTAGTCAGAGCATCAACGTTGAAAGTGGGCTCAATGACGGGATAGCGCTGCCAATTGTGCTGATTGCGGCAATTATGTCCGCTGCTACTAGCGGAGCCCAAGGTGAAGGAGTACCTGAAAATATTGCTTTGTTTACCTGCTTGCAGCTCATTTTAGGGCCAGTAGCTGGAATTGTTGTCGGCTATCTTTCAGCAAAGCTACTAGATCTGGCGGTGAGCCGTAAAACAGTGACAATGGCCGAACAAGGACTCTATTTCCTAGCAACTGCCTTTATCGCTTACTACAGCGCTGAACTAATTGGCGGGAATGGTTTTATTGCGGCTTTTGTAGGCGGACTCACATTTGGCAATACGCTACCCGCACCGCCTATGTTCATTAATGAGTTTATGGAGAGTGAAGGCCAACTCCTGACCATGCTGACTTTTTTAGTCTTTGGCTCTCTTCTAGCACCGATTGGGTTGACGCATGCTAGCTGGCGAACGCTGACACTGGCTATCTCATTTTTGAGCGTCGTTCGAGTGGCTGCTATCTGGCTAGCGCTGATCGGAATGAAGCTTAGTAGCTATGAGAAACTATTTCTGGGATGGTTTGGTCCTAGAGGACTGGCGTCTATTTTGTTTGTCCTACTGGTGCTAGAAGAATTTCCCATTCCAGGTGAGGATGAACTGATTGCCTGTGTTGTTTTAACTGTGCTTTTTAGCATTGTGCTGCACGGCGTTAGCGCTGTACCTTTGTCCAACCTGTTTTCGAGAAAGAGTGCTAGATAG
- a CDS encoding cysteine dioxygenase family protein has translation MTIAILSPSPTTTIDVYPMRLQRLIRQLQEASLLTPAQIKAIVLDANISTEDLLPWADFDHPAADSYGRRLVFHGGHFEIMVMSWVPGDFSAIHDHGATEWGAVQCFGAAEHLIYRLETNSGEAEDIRLAVGYSEGRRLSQPEVAPYSPGMVREVNHSLIHQMGNASDQAFLSLHVYGRLENAQNITGNAKVFDLFEQTIQHTDGGVFFCLPEDQINCRLCGLSAHLETTMMQHRLMRDRIIRIIEAPETTRRQRQFLARKLAVLSTEINAISA, from the coding sequence ATGACTATCGCAATTCTCTCGCCTTCACCGACTACTACGATTGATGTCTATCCTATGAGGCTACAAAGGCTGATTCGCCAACTACAAGAAGCATCCCTGCTTACACCAGCACAGATTAAAGCAATTGTTCTAGACGCCAACATTTCCACAGAAGATTTGCTACCTTGGGCGGATTTTGATCACCCAGCTGCCGATAGCTACGGACGTCGGCTAGTGTTCCACGGTGGCCACTTCGAGATCATGGTGATGAGCTGGGTTCCAGGTGATTTCAGCGCTATTCATGATCACGGAGCGACAGAATGGGGAGCTGTTCAATGCTTTGGCGCAGCAGAGCATTTGATCTATCGGTTAGAGACTAATTCTGGGGAGGCAGAGGATATTCGACTAGCGGTAGGGTACTCTGAGGGTAGGAGGCTGAGTCAGCCGGAAGTCGCTCCCTATTCCCCTGGTATGGTTCGAGAAGTCAACCACAGCCTCATCCATCAGATGGGAAATGCTAGCGACCAGGCGTTTTTGAGTCTCCACGTTTATGGTCGTCTAGAGAACGCCCAAAACATTACAGGAAATGCCAAAGTCTTTGATTTATTTGAGCAGACCATTCAGCACACGGATGGAGGCGTGTTCTTTTGCTTGCCAGAAGATCAAATTAACTGCCGCCTTTGTGGACTTAGTGCTCATTTGGAAACAACTATGATGCAGCACCGCTTAATGCGCGATCGCATTATCCGCATTATCGAGGCACCCGAGACAACACGCCGGCAGCGACAGTTCCTAGCTCGCAAATTAGCGGTACTCTCTACAGAAATAAATGCGATCAGTGCATAG
- a CDS encoding RimK family alpha-L-glutamate ligase, whose protein sequence is MKLLSICDPTRYGSPPLDVPTFYQRLSQDESVSFYHLPSPRVTSTAISEVLSEGGREMPSKDSFESLPIEHPYIPAISVAGALTYPDFLSIGNEPARPIALADVDLVFCRTLKPFPPSYLSRLTEWEKYTRFVNSPTGKQTQMRAEFLLETAEGYIPDAIATDKYDQAIAFFEQHKTIVAKQSNSCGGRGVFKIWYQAGVFYVDNVLSGTHRFPTFAHVMSFLQQGQIEPLQFCRYLHRTDEGDKRVVVVDGEIYGSYLRRSKSGHWVNNVSRDGECTLAEITEDEIAAIRHTVGRYQALGLHTLGYDFLMDDEGTWRISEINAGNIGGFARLELLTGEPVMKRLTDWLKAFSQRPLLTTAAPQRNCQDNLQFA, encoded by the coding sequence ATGAAACTACTGAGCATATGTGATCCTACTCGTTATGGCAGTCCACCGCTGGATGTGCCCACCTTCTACCAAAGGCTCTCACAAGATGAAAGCGTGTCTTTTTACCATCTACCTTCACCTAGAGTGACTTCCACGGCAATTTCTGAAGTCCTTTCTGAGGGTGGACGTGAAATGCCTTCAAAAGACAGCTTTGAATCATTACCCATAGAGCACCCGTATATTCCGGCGATCTCAGTTGCTGGCGCGCTGACCTACCCTGACTTTCTATCGATAGGAAACGAGCCTGCTAGACCAATAGCGCTAGCCGATGTTGACCTGGTTTTTTGCCGTACGCTCAAGCCTTTTCCGCCCAGTTATTTAAGCCGTTTGACCGAATGGGAAAAGTACACTCGGTTTGTCAACAGCCCAACGGGTAAGCAGACGCAGATGAGAGCTGAGTTTTTGTTAGAGACGGCTGAAGGCTACATTCCAGATGCCATCGCTACTGATAAGTATGACCAAGCGATCGCCTTCTTCGAGCAGCATAAAACTATTGTTGCCAAGCAGTCCAATAGCTGCGGCGGGCGCGGCGTCTTCAAAATCTGGTACCAAGCAGGCGTGTTTTATGTTGATAACGTGCTTAGTGGAACCCATCGATTCCCGACATTCGCTCACGTCATGAGCTTTCTCCAACAGGGGCAAATAGAGCCGCTCCAGTTCTGTCGATATTTGCATCGGACAGACGAGGGAGACAAGCGAGTTGTTGTTGTAGATGGTGAAATCTATGGCAGCTACTTACGCCGCTCAAAGAGCGGTCACTGGGTCAACAACGTCAGCCGAGATGGCGAATGCACACTGGCTGAGATTACAGAAGATGAAATCGCTGCCATTCGCCATACCGTCGGCCGCTATCAGGCGCTAGGACTGCACACGTTAGGCTATGACTTTTTGATGGACGACGAGGGTACCTGGCGAATTAGCGAAATTAATGCAGGTAATATCGGCGGCTTCGCACGCCTAGAGCTACTGACCGGTGAGCCTGTGATGAAGCGCTTGACAGATTGGTTAAAGGCATTCTCACAGCGCCCCTTACTCACGACAGCCGCGCCTCAGCGAAACTGCCAAGACAACCTCCAGTTTGCATAG
- a CDS encoding NAD(P)H-dependent oxidoreductase, whose protein sequence is MTYPSVLFINCTLKQSPEVSNTDALWRCVAHFYCQQGCQIRSLRTADLQILSGTTLDEGTGDDFPQVLSQIQQADILILGTPLIWGNRTSECQRLIERLYGTLSAQVDAATGQPILYGKVFGLVAVGDQDSCGQGGAIAHTCQDFSRLGCIHPPHNWVTWFRPIDTEADFIEAEGKHAVSVNKAAKVLVENSIALLEMLRNEPLSTNLHAATQTAKKLSQAATVETGTFILPKTITTKDSPSQNEISYRHVTKRIWTVMQAGAQRGFKFKVVSLEDRTFLAERAGKGFIYKIYPGHFSFRIRYQDYDAEQLKSHKLSLLAQQGLAVPISYGTFKSAVDIPDDLPSPIVAKPESGSLSQNVFPNLKTPEQLQQAAATIEASGDVIKLESHISGRDYRVLVINHQYAGCVERRPANVVGDGRRTIRELFHLRNQEPGRGDRYETHTTIHKLVFDRTSRQRLESAGYSLETVLLEGEVFYLQEKITASTGSDYIDCSDQLHKSIAEDCVAFSHRFKTLTLGFDVITTDITRPLTEVGGAFNEYNFLPYVDLHENCNIGKKRSVCALIWDYVEANADRIVTERFDPF, encoded by the coding sequence ATGACTTACCCAAGCGTTCTTTTTATTAACTGCACCCTAAAACAATCTCCCGAAGTGAGCAACACGGATGCTTTGTGGCGATGTGTTGCTCACTTCTATTGTCAGCAGGGTTGTCAGATAAGATCGCTTAGAACCGCAGATCTACAGATTCTCTCAGGAACCACCTTAGATGAGGGTACAGGCGATGATTTTCCCCAGGTTTTATCGCAGATTCAGCAAGCAGATATCTTAATTCTCGGAACGCCACTGATATGGGGAAATAGAACCTCAGAATGTCAGCGATTGATTGAGCGCCTTTATGGAACGCTTTCAGCTCAGGTAGATGCCGCGACAGGACAACCCATCTTGTATGGCAAGGTTTTTGGTTTGGTAGCAGTCGGCGATCAAGACAGCTGTGGACAAGGCGGCGCGATCGCTCACACCTGTCAGGATTTTAGTCGGCTAGGATGCATTCATCCACCCCACAATTGGGTTACTTGGTTTCGACCCATAGACACCGAAGCAGACTTTATTGAAGCTGAGGGAAAGCACGCTGTCTCTGTAAATAAAGCGGCCAAAGTGCTAGTAGAAAACTCTATTGCCCTTTTAGAAATGCTGCGAAACGAGCCACTATCAACCAACCTGCATGCAGCTACCCAAACTGCGAAAAAGCTATCTCAAGCTGCAACAGTTGAGACTGGCACCTTTATTCTACCCAAGACAATCACCACTAAAGATTCGCCAAGCCAAAACGAAATCAGCTACCGCCATGTGACTAAGCGCATCTGGACAGTTATGCAAGCAGGCGCGCAGCGTGGATTCAAGTTTAAAGTTGTTAGCTTAGAAGATAGAACATTTCTAGCCGAACGAGCAGGAAAAGGATTTATCTACAAGATATATCCAGGTCACTTTTCCTTTCGCATTCGATATCAAGATTACGATGCTGAACAGCTAAAGTCTCACAAACTGTCGCTCCTTGCTCAGCAAGGACTAGCGGTTCCTATCTCCTACGGGACGTTCAAATCGGCGGTAGATATTCCAGATGACTTACCTTCTCCTATCGTTGCTAAACCAGAGTCTGGATCGCTCAGCCAAAATGTATTTCCTAATCTAAAAACACCTGAACAGCTTCAGCAAGCAGCAGCGACCATTGAAGCCAGTGGCGATGTGATTAAGCTAGAGTCTCATATTTCAGGTCGTGATTACCGCGTGCTGGTGATCAACCATCAGTATGCAGGCTGCGTAGAAAGACGACCTGCGAACGTTGTGGGCGATGGTCGGCGAACAATTCGCGAGCTATTTCACTTACGTAATCAAGAGCCAGGCAGAGGCGATCGCTACGAGACGCATACTACAATTCACAAGCTAGTATTTGATCGTACTAGCCGCCAGCGACTAGAGTCAGCTGGCTATTCACTTGAGACAGTGCTCCTAGAAGGTGAAGTGTTCTACTTACAGGAGAAGATTACGGCTTCTACAGGATCAGACTACATAGACTGCAGTGATCAACTGCATAAAAGCATTGCCGAAGACTGTGTTGCCTTCTCTCATCGGTTCAAGACATTAACGCTAGGTTTTGATGTGATTACAACAGATATCACTCGTCCGCTAACTGAGGTAGGGGGTGCTTTCAACGAATACAACTTCCTACCGTACGTAGATCTCCATGAAAACTGCAATATTGGTAAGAAGAGATCCGTTTGCGCTTTGATCTGGGACTATGTGGAAGCCAATGCGGATCGGATCGTAACGGAGCGGTTTGATCCTTTCTAG
- a CDS encoding aminotransferase class V-fold PLP-dependent enzyme produces MFKASKYYNLLQQLENFFSTANSSSLLTKPIDPNVLKSQLSLDLPNEGKPVEELRTEITSYLNNALKTAHPSYFNQLWGGFNSACFMGDMLASATNTSMYTYEVAPAATLIEQALVTKMSGILGFKSADGQFTTGGSNGNLMAMAIARHHVLPTVKQDGMTSGPKLVAFVSREAHYSFDKAAHILGLGTEQLWKVPVDSDGRMKPEALSELVDRARVQGSIPFFVAGTAGTTVRGAFDPFEEISAIAHQENLWFHIDGAWGASVSLSATHRQLMAGANQADSLVWDAHKMMGMTLMCSLLLVKQRGQMLRTFSTAGTDYLFHDEVSAGEVPTESSTSSTELPIEELPTDFGPATMHCGRRVDALKLWLAWRHLGDRGWERLIDSYFELAQRAETIIDKHPSLELVSSRQSVNLCFRYLPQNKQQADELTLKVRQALWETGTAMVNYAQVEGKTVFRLVICNNQTRSEDIERFFEALVAIARRLEQEMC; encoded by the coding sequence ATGTTCAAAGCCTCCAAATACTACAACTTGTTGCAGCAGCTTGAAAATTTCTTTTCGACAGCTAATTCGTCGAGTCTGCTTACTAAACCAATAGATCCTAACGTTTTGAAATCTCAACTTTCTTTGGATTTACCAAATGAGGGTAAACCTGTAGAAGAACTGCGAACGGAGATTACTAGCTATTTGAATAACGCGCTGAAGACAGCTCATCCTAGCTATTTTAATCAGCTGTGGGGCGGTTTCAACTCAGCCTGTTTCATGGGTGATATGCTTGCGAGTGCGACAAATACCTCGATGTATACCTACGAGGTGGCGCCGGCTGCTACTTTAATCGAGCAGGCGCTAGTTACTAAGATGTCTGGCATCTTAGGGTTTAAGAGTGCCGATGGGCAGTTTACAACCGGAGGGAGTAACGGAAATTTGATGGCGATGGCGATCGCTCGCCATCATGTTCTACCGACTGTTAAGCAGGACGGTATGACCAGCGGCCCCAAACTAGTTGCTTTTGTCTCTAGAGAGGCGCACTATTCTTTTGATAAAGCTGCTCATATATTGGGATTAGGAACAGAGCAGCTATGGAAAGTTCCTGTAGACAGCGATGGCAGAATGAAGCCGGAGGCATTATCTGAGCTAGTAGATAGAGCGCGTGTACAAGGCTCTATTCCTTTCTTTGTTGCCGGAACTGCTGGAACAACTGTAAGAGGTGCCTTCGATCCGTTTGAAGAGATTAGCGCGATCGCCCACCAGGAAAACCTGTGGTTTCATATCGATGGAGCTTGGGGTGCTAGCGTATCGCTGAGCGCTACTCATCGACAGCTAATGGCTGGGGCAAACCAAGCAGACTCTCTGGTGTGGGACGCACACAAAATGATGGGGATGACGCTGATGTGTTCTTTGCTGTTGGTCAAGCAGCGTGGTCAAATGTTAAGGACTTTCTCTACTGCAGGCACCGACTATCTATTCCACGATGAAGTCTCTGCTGGGGAAGTGCCTACAGAATCATCAACATCATCAACAGAATTGCCCATAGAAGAACTACCAACAGACTTTGGCCCTGCAACTATGCACTGCGGTCGGCGTGTGGATGCACTCAAGCTTTGGCTAGCCTGGCGGCACCTAGGCGATCGCGGCTGGGAAAGGCTAATCGACAGCTACTTTGAGCTGGCTCAGCGAGCAGAAACTATCATCGATAAGCATCCTTCGCTGGAGCTAGTGTCTTCGAGACAGTCGGTGAACCTATGCTTTCGGTATCTACCTCAGAACAAACAGCAGGCCGATGAGCTGACGCTGAAAGTGCGACAGGCGCTGTGGGAAACCGGAACTGCGATGGTGAACTACGCTCAAGTAGAAGGCAAAACGGTTTTTCGTTTGGTCATTTGCAACAATCAAACCCGCTCTGAGGACATCGAGCGTTTTTTCGAGGCTTTAGTAGCGATCGCCCGGCGGTTAGAGCAGGAGATGTGCTGA
- a CDS encoding response regulator transcription factor: MSSDRINWRLLVSDSAQSLAHDSDNSTHSPTFLVVDDHDAVMQCLISMLRASYPKATLIAAQDQKTAVAKVRQHRIDLAILDLELPEQLGETARCKTGVSLVRTAMKTEHATSILVLGESIKPLVRMKAEIYQYKAGFAAASKSKPVGDVLKLAELALSGSIYLPQDVRSRPQVNEKWVAVLRLKYQEGLSDKAIAHQLGVSARTVRSYWLCIQDVLNVHDDPDKDLRVQIEKAARQQGLID; the protein is encoded by the coding sequence ATGTCGTCTGACCGAATCAACTGGCGATTACTAGTATCAGATTCAGCTCAGTCGTTAGCACATGATTCAGATAATTCAACGCACTCACCGACATTCCTAGTTGTAGACGATCATGATGCGGTCATGCAGTGTCTGATCTCGATGTTAAGAGCGTCTTATCCAAAAGCAACGCTCATAGCTGCTCAGGATCAGAAAACGGCGGTCGCAAAAGTCAGACAGCATCGGATTGATTTGGCAATTTTGGATTTAGAACTGCCAGAACAGCTTGGCGAAACTGCTCGCTGTAAAACTGGCGTTAGCCTAGTAAGAACAGCAATGAAGACAGAACATGCTACGAGTATCTTAGTGCTAGGCGAAAGTATCAAGCCTTTGGTCCGCATGAAGGCAGAGATCTATCAGTACAAGGCTGGATTTGCAGCTGCGAGTAAATCTAAGCCGGTAGGGGATGTCTTAAAGCTAGCAGAACTCGCTTTAAGCGGCTCGATCTACCTACCACAAGATGTGCGATCACGCCCTCAAGTCAATGAGAAGTGGGTAGCTGTCCTTCGGCTCAAGTATCAAGAAGGGCTTTCAGATAAGGCGATCGCTCATCAGTTGGGAGTAAGTGCTAGAACTGTTCGTAGCTACTGGCTCTGTATTCAAGATGTACTAAATGTACATGATGATCCAGATAAAGACTTGCGCGTTCAGATAGAAAAAGCAGCTAGGCAACAGGGATTAATCGACTAG
- a CDS encoding YbjN domain-containing protein codes for MIATVAYSPTLRAEPELPVLQPAPSHSVIQAQSPSSTSTGDMTLERLATVLRETDSEVQGANGQWQLTVGDRPVVVLADASRDRMRIIAPVVAVSELSPQSVQNILLANFHTSLDARYAISDDTLVSVFVHPLRSLEEDYLRSAISQVATLADTFGTTYSSGGLGFGPGSESSRQELHQPGSSEVETIRI; via the coding sequence GTGATTGCAACTGTGGCCTATTCACCTACGCTCCGAGCCGAGCCAGAACTACCCGTGCTTCAGCCTGCGCCGAGTCACTCAGTGATTCAAGCTCAGTCCCCATCTTCTACCTCGACTGGAGATATGACGCTTGAGCGCCTAGCTACTGTTTTAAGAGAAACCGATAGCGAAGTGCAGGGCGCTAATGGACAGTGGCAACTTACAGTTGGCGATCGCCCGGTCGTGGTGCTAGCCGATGCCAGCCGTGATCGCATGCGAATTATTGCACCTGTTGTGGCGGTGAGCGAGCTGAGTCCTCAGAGTGTCCAAAACATTCTACTTGCCAACTTTCACACCTCTCTAGATGCCCGCTATGCGATCTCTGACGATACGCTTGTCTCTGTATTCGTGCATCCGCTAAGGTCGCTTGAGGAAGACTATTTACGCTCGGCGATTAGTCAAGTAGCGACTCTTGCAGACACCTTCGGTACAACTTACTCTAGCGGCGGCTTAGGCTTTGGTCCTGGTAGTGAATCTTCTAGACAAGAGCTTCATCAGCCGGGGTCAAGCGAAGTAGAAACCATAAGAATATAA
- a CDS encoding mechanosensitive ion channel domain-containing protein has product MLLQPGLGQSTTQSVEMPAADIVVDGRVLFRLGSIPGFTAQRRAESVNSDLQMALQTTPFDRRIRISVVERHQLSTIRVNNAHLLTVTEGDFRMGVTRQEQARDWANQLRSALAQAQQERSSSYARAVVWQIAVAFIGGLTLYVLVRKLRRRLWRWAKRSKQAAYKQRWIQSGLACLQGAIVLSFLVYVCELLPMARTARYNTIHFLKNVFNSSLLTTGNQDYSLIDITKLIVLVVMLWIAVRGLIAIVKVRFLQTTIAERGVQDAIATVMQFALMGLGLFILLQAWGIDLSALAIFASVLGVGLGFGLQDIVNNFISGWILLIERPVQVGDLIDVGGIFGSIERIGIRSTELQTVDGFSIIMPNNELVQNRVVNWSHGQPVSRIHLPLSVAYGSVIEHVHRATLEAARAHSEVLRYPRPQLRFTEFGESSLNFSLLLWIRDPRDQFDVKSDVYYLLEANFRRYQIKVPFPQRDLNLRISKEASLSTLQLQDLADTAQRQSSEKLDTVGLDTAGTKPAGIAVHLPDQLSEQTSKEDLVKPSIEQTLQQTNSIPKPGTFPADIIAKVTKYSAILKGHKGVATTEVDRLVEQMLGPNGLNISDRRFRLTHYRQCFVGSEAVTWIVRTQKATRKEAVRLGQLLVERGVFHHVKDEHSFKDEYLFYRFYKDEV; this is encoded by the coding sequence ATGCTGCTACAACCTGGACTTGGTCAATCTACTACTCAGTCGGTCGAGATGCCCGCTGCTGACATCGTTGTTGATGGCCGTGTGCTATTTCGCCTAGGCAGTATTCCTGGCTTTACAGCTCAAAGACGCGCTGAGAGCGTTAACAGTGACTTACAAATGGCGCTGCAGACCACTCCTTTCGATCGGCGCATCCGCATCAGTGTGGTCGAACGCCATCAGCTAAGTACTATCCGAGTGAACAACGCTCATCTGCTAACTGTGACTGAGGGCGATTTCAGGATGGGCGTTACCCGCCAAGAACAGGCCAGAGATTGGGCAAACCAATTACGCTCGGCGCTAGCTCAGGCACAGCAAGAGCGCTCTTCTAGCTATGCTCGCGCGGTCGTCTGGCAAATCGCAGTGGCCTTTATAGGTGGACTTACTCTATATGTCTTGGTACGCAAGCTACGTAGACGGCTGTGGCGCTGGGCCAAACGTTCAAAGCAAGCAGCTTACAAACAACGGTGGATTCAGTCTGGTTTGGCCTGTTTGCAAGGCGCTATCGTGTTGTCATTTTTGGTGTATGTGTGCGAATTGCTGCCTATGGCTCGCACCGCTCGGTACAATACGATTCATTTTTTAAAAAATGTCTTCAATAGCAGCCTACTAACTACTGGTAACCAGGACTATTCACTGATCGACATCACCAAACTAATCGTGCTCGTAGTGATGTTGTGGATTGCTGTGCGCGGACTGATTGCGATTGTGAAGGTGCGCTTTTTGCAGACGACAATCGCTGAACGCGGCGTACAAGATGCGATCGCTACAGTCATGCAGTTTGCGCTCATGGGATTAGGGCTGTTTATTCTGCTGCAGGCATGGGGAATTGATCTTAGCGCTTTGGCTATTTTCGCCAGTGTGCTGGGCGTAGGTTTAGGGTTTGGCCTACAAGATATTGTCAACAATTTCATTAGCGGCTGGATTCTATTGATTGAACGTCCCGTGCAGGTAGGCGACTTGATTGACGTGGGCGGTATATTCGGCAGCATAGAAAGAATTGGCATCCGCAGTACGGAGTTACAGACGGTAGATGGCTTCTCTATCATCATGCCAAACAACGAGCTAGTGCAAAACAGAGTTGTTAATTGGAGCCACGGACAACCAGTTTCTCGAATCCACCTACCGCTATCTGTTGCCTATGGCTCGGTGATTGAACATGTTCATAGGGCGACATTAGAAGCGGCCCGTGCTCACTCTGAAGTACTGCGCTATCCTCGACCTCAGCTAAGGTTTACAGAGTTTGGAGAGAGTTCACTTAACTTTAGTTTGTTGTTATGGATACGCGATCCAAGAGATCAGTTCGATGTCAAAAGTGATGTTTATTACCTTTTAGAGGCTAACTTTAGGCGCTACCAAATCAAAGTTCCATTTCCCCAGCGCGATCTTAATCTACGAATCTCTAAGGAAGCTTCTTTATCTACCCTTCAGCTGCAAGATCTAGCCGATACCGCACAGAGACAATCTTCGGAAAAGCTAGACACGGTAGGCTTAGACACGGCAGGCACTAAGCCAGCAGGTATAGCTGTACATTTACCAGATCAACTATCAGAGCAAACATCGAAAGAAGATCTGGTCAAACCTTCAATAGAGCAAACATTACAACAAACCAACTCAATACCTAAGCCAGGCACTTTCCCAGCCGATATCATAGCAAAAGTTACTAAGTATTCCGCTATCTTGAAGGGCCATAAAGGCGTTGCCACAACAGAAGTTGATCGGCTAGTTGAACAGATGCTAGGACCTAATGGATTGAACATTAGCGATCGCAGGTTTCGGCTAACGCATTATCGTCAGTGTTTCGTAGGCAGCGAAGCGGTTACCTGGATTGTCAGAACGCAAAAGGCTACCCGTAAAGAAGCTGTCAGGCTAGGTCAACTGTTAGTCGAGCGAGGTGTTTTTCACCACGTGAAAGATGAACACAGCTTTAAAGACGAGTACTTGTTCTATCGCTTTTATAAAGACGAAGTATAG